DNA from Phycisphaerae bacterium:
CCCCCTTCGCGCCCTTCGCGACCTTCTGTTCAATCCCCGCATTTTGCATTCTGCCATTTGCTACTTTCATTCTTCATTGCCTTCTGTCCTCTCCGGCCTCCTCCACCTCTCCGCCCCTCTGCGGGAAAAGAACCCCTCGCCGCAGCCTCCCCGCGCGTAAAAACAAAGAAGGGCCGACTCGCATCGGCCCTTGTGGTAGGAAATCGGTATCGTTCAGGTCGCTCAAGTGAACGGACTACACAAACCCGTTGTTCAACTCCTCGATCAGCGAATCGAGCGCAGCGTCCCACTTCTGCTCCGTCTCGTACGTCCCAGCCGCGATCTCCTGGCGAACCGCAGCCACCTTCTCCGCCCGAGTCTCCGGCAGCGAATCGATCTTCGACCGCCACAGGGCGAGTTCCGAAATCTCGACCTGATCCTCACCATTGTCTTTGGGCGCAACCGGCTGCGATCCCGCCTTGTTCGGGCGAGCGCCCGAAACGCGGTCGGCCGGATAGCTGCTTCCTGTAGGCTGAATCTCATTGACCATAGTTCATAGCCCCTGATCTTTTGCGGCGAATTCCTGTTTCGGGGTCTGGCGTCCTGGCTTCTTCGGCTCGTGCCAACCAGCCTCCGGGACCTTTCCTTCACTCGGCCCGGATCAGCCGGTCGCTGATTGTCTCGTCATCGCACCGCTCGGTTTCACCTGCCTTGCAGGCCCGCTTAGCGGACCCGATCAGTGCTTCCAACACAGATATCGGCACGGGAATCCCAAACTCTTGAAAATTTACCCGATTCACGAATTCGCCGCTAACTCGTTCCATTCCAATACTTTACCGCCGCTTGATATGGATCGACGCGCAAAAACTGCACTTTTTCCTGAAATTCCCCCTAAAGCCCCGCCGACCATCGGACGATAATTACCCCTTTTAACATTTCGGCGACCCACTATCTTCTCCAGAGCACCAGCATCACGTCGTCCCCCACCCGCCGGACCGACTGCAAGGCGTATTCCCGCTCGAACTGATCCACCGTCTCGGGGCTCAGGCCCGATAACTGACGCGCCTCCGGGTCCATCGCCAGCGCCGAACTCACAAAAACCACCAGTTCATCCAACAACCCCCGCCTCAAAAAACCGGACATCAGCGTCGCACCCGCCTCCACCAGCACCCGCCCAGCCCCACGACGGCCCAATTCTCCGACCACCTCGTCAAGGTCCAGCCCATCCTCATCCGCGCCGACCCGCCAGACCTCGCAGCCGCCAGCCCGAAGCGCATCCTCCCGCTGCGGATCAACCTGCGGACCGGTCATCACCAACACCGGCACCTCCCGCGACGTCGCCACCAGCCGCGAATCGCAGCCAATCCGCGCCCGCGAGTCCAACACCACCCGAAGCGGCGGTCCCGCCGGACTGACCTTCGCCAGCCGCACCGTCAACTCCGGATCGTCCGAAGCCACCGTGCCCGATCCGGTCACGATCGCCCGAACACTCCACCGCAACGCGTGCACCACTTTCCGCGAAGCCGGGCTCGAGATCCACTGCGAATGCCCGTTGGCGCAGGCAAACTTGCCGTCCAGCGTCTGGGCCCACTTGCCGATCACCCACGGCCGGCCCGTCTCGTAAAACTTGTACCACCAGGCGTTCAACGCCCGCGCCTCAGCCTCCAGTAACCCGACCTCAACGCTCACGCCACCATCCTGGAGTTGCTTGATTCCCTTGCCGCCGACCCGATCGAACGGATCGGCTGCGGCAACCACCACACGGGCAATCCCCTCCCGCAGAATCGCCTCGGTGCACGGCCCGGTTTTGCCCCAATGGCAGCAGGGCTCGAGGGTTACGTAAAGAGTGGAACCGTGAAGGTCATTTCCAAGTCGGCGGGCGTCCTCGATGGCTTCGATCTCGGCGTGGGACTTCCCGAACTGCCGGTGCCACCCCTGCCCGATCGGCCCATCGGATTGCACCAACACCGCCCCCACCGCGGGGTTCGGCTCGACCCGCGTCAGCCCGCGACGGGCCAGCCGCAGGGCCGACGCCATAAACCGCCGATCGCTCTCAGTCCACCGATTTGGGCGGTCCATCGGTCGTCTCGCATCCCTTGGCCGTCCCGCAGGCGCAGCCGCCGCCGGTCTGCAATTCGATCCACCCGAACGTCCAGCCGACCAGCAGCGTGCCGATCCCCACCACCAGGGCGACGTCGGCAATGTTAAATATCCAAGGCCAGAGCGGAACGTCGTTCGAGATCGTCACCGCGATGTGAATGAAATCCCGGACCTTCTCGTAAAAAATCCGATCGTAGAGGTTGCCCAACGCCCCGCCCAGGCTCAGCGCCAGCAACACGTGCAGATACCGCTGACGCGGCCGGCTCTGGGCGAAAAGCTGAATGATGAAAACCGCCGCCGCCACCGTCGCCGCCATGAAAATCCAACGCAGGCCGGAACCCAACCCGAAAACCGCCCCCTCGTTGAGCACCGTGTGGAAGTTCAACAGCCCGGGCAGAACCTGAACCGTCTCGTTCAGCGGGATCAGCCGGAACGCCAGAAACTTGGTCCCCAGATCCACCGCCAGCGTCAGCCCCATCACCATCCAGAACCACCATTGGGCCGGCCGGTGGCGCCAAGCGTTCGAGGGCAGGGAAACAACCATCGTGTCCGACATCCTTGCTGGTCTCCGCGTTTTGGAAATCCATGCCCCCCGTTCTTGGCCGATCGGGCGGGGGCTGCTACTTGTTGTTCTTTTCGTTCATCCGGACGTATTCGATGCAGTATTTCGCCCACGGCTTGGCCCGCAGGCGGCTCTTGGTGATCCGCTTGCCGGTGGCCAGGCAGACCCCGTAGGTGCCCTGCTCGATCCGCGCCAGGGCCTCGTCAATCTCCTTGAGCAGCGTCTGGTCGTTCTCCATCAGTTCGAGGGTGAACTCCTGCTCGTAGTTGTCGGTCCCGATATCCGCCATGTGGATCGGCATGCTCGAAAGGTCGCCCGCGGCGTCCTTTCGCGAGCGGCGGAGGGCATCGTCCCGCAACGCGTCCACGTCGCCGGCCAACTGATGGCGTTTCTCGATCAGGATGTCCCGGAACTGATCGAGATCCGACGGGCTCAGGTGCTGGTTGTTGCGGCCGCCGGCGGCGCCGCCGCCATTGGTCGGCTCGTGGGCATGGAGTTCGGTCTCACCGGCGGGCGATGCGTCCGTAGACCCGGCCGGGGCGTCTTTGCGCGGGTCGGCTGAGGTCTTGCTCTTCTTCGAAGTGGGCATTCGATACTCCTATCGCTCGGTAGCGGTCCCTCCTCGGTTTCCAGGGGAAAGGCAGGCTCACCCCTGCAACTCTGAAGCTTCTTAGTGTATTTTGAAGAACGACCGTTGTCAAGCGTGCCACCGTCCGATATTTCGCCTGGTTAAGCGGCTAACCCGTAACGAGCCAAAGGGTTATGCACTATCGGGGATAAAACAATTTACTTTTATCATTTCCACTGATTCGACCATTGTTGGCGGCGACGATCCCGCCGGATTTGTATGATGATATGGTTGTATGACAAATTTTTACCCCGCGCTCTTCGGCGGGGCCGATCGCTCCGGGAGGCTTGGGCGCCGGGCGGCGCGGCGGGAGGATGCTTGTTGGCGGGGGCGATTGGGTCCGGAGGAGTGCGTGCCGGTTACGGCAGTTGATCGGCGGCGGCGTGAATGCTAGAATAAGATGGCGAGCATGAGCGGCAGGCCCTGCGCCGGCGGCGAGGAGTATCGTTCCAACCCTTTCGCCGCCCTGAGGTTACAGGAACAATTTGCTTGACAGTTGTTCCCTGGCGGCGGATAATCGCCCTTGACAGGCCCGCAATAATTAGCCACAGACGACAACGAGCTTGAGTAATCCGCTACGTCGTAATCGAGGACTGCACGAATGAGTAGCACGCGAGCGATCTCCACCCTCAGTTTTTCCTTCCTGTTGGCGAGTTTGACGTTTTGGCTTGGCGGATGCGGCAGCAACGTGCCGGACGTGGTCGAATCCGACGAGACGGGTTTTTTCCCGACGATCAACATCGACAACAGCGACCTGAAGGAGTACGACGACCTGGTGTATCTGGGGATTGGGGAGTCGTTTGATATCCGCTGGACGGTTTCGCAGGCCCCGGCGGGTTCGACGATTCACCTGTACCTGGATGAGGACGGATCGAGTTTTACCGATGAGGATCAGATCGAGATCACGCCCGAGGGCGGGGTGGACACAGCGGCCAGTCCGTTCGAGTTCGTTCCTTCGGTTGAGTCGTTCCAGCTCTATACGGGCCGGACGTATTTCGTCTACGCGGAGCTCTACGGTCCGCAAGGGTACGTGGCGTCGCAGACAATGACGAAGGGGCGGATTCGGATCGGGGAGGGCGGTTTGAAGATCACGGCTCCGGTGGCGGACACCACGATACCGATGGGTCAGGAGGTGACGGTCAGTTGGGAGACGACGGGGGACATCTGCAGCCGTCGGCTGGACAAGAAGAAGATCTTGCGGCTGTACATCGACGAGCTGCCGATGTACCGGCCGGAGCAGTCGATTCAGGTGACGGACGCGAACGGCATCAACATGTGCGAGGACGCGACGGAGTTTTCGTTCCAGTCGGACCGGTTCATGAAGGCGGAGACGTCGTACTACCTCATCGCGCGGATGTTTTTGGAGGGGAATTTTGAGGAGGAGTCGCGGGCGGTATCGGACGCGACGGTGACGGTGGCGGGGGTGCGGTTGAACGTATTGCGCCCGAGCGAGAACATCAGCAGCAATCTGCAGACGGTGTACGTGGCGTGGGAGCTGGTGAACATCGATCCGAGCGGTCGGCTGGTCAAGATTTTCGCGGTGCCGTTTGACCTGGAGGATCCCAACAGCGCGGGCAGTTCAGAGGCGATGGCGTTGGCGTCGGGTTTGCGGGCGTCGGCGGGGACGGCGATGGTGGACATGTCGAAGCTTCCGCCGGGGACTTACAAGGTCCGGATCCGGCTGTATGAGATCAACTCGGCCAGCGCGGAGGTCACACGGGGCAGCGGCGACTCGACGGGAACGGTGACGGTTCCGGACGGGTACGCTGGTCTTTACGACCTGACGGACATGTCGATGGCGGCGCAGAAGCAGTACTCGCCGATCGACGGGGCGGTGTTCAAGGGTTTCAACATCAACGACCAGGTGGGCTTTGAGGTGGCGGGGGTCGGCGACATCGACGGTGACGGCAGGAGCGAGATTCTACTGTTCGCCCGGTACGGACAGGAGTACACGGGTGGCGACGCCGGATCGGCGTACCTGATCTACGGGACCGATTCGTTCCCGTACACGTTCGAGTTGAACAGCGTCGCTTCGCCACTGGCCACCGAGCGGGAGTTGGAAGGAAGCGTCCTGCTGCTGCCGATGGAGAATCTGGCGGCGATGGCGGGCGATACGATCTTCGGAACCTACTATGCATTGAGTCTGCCCGACGTTTCGGGCGACAACCAGGGCGATATCATGCTCGGGTGTCCGGAGGCGGCCCCGCTGACCATCATGTGGATGAACGAGCACCCGACGCAGGGCCAGAAGGTCGAGCCTGACATGTACGGCCTGGAGTGGACGATACCGGCGGCCAGCGGAAGCCGGCATCCGATCCACGTGCATCCTCAGATGACCATCCGGGGGCAGTGCGGGCCAGATTTCAGACGCTTCAATCTGCAGTTCGGAGGAATCCCGAACGACATGTACTATCTGCCGGGCGACATCATCCATTGTGAGTGGCTCGCGCCGAATTTCTGCTTTAACGTGTGGGTCGAGCACGTACAGGAACGGCGAGGGGCAACTTATCTGCTGACGAGCCAGCGTCTGGCGGCGTATCGGAACGGGATCTACGACCTGAACAAGATCGGCAGTCCCGTGGAAGACGGGGTTTCTGACGCCCCGGGAGAGAATTTCGGCGGCACCTACATTGAGCACTACACAGGCAGCAGAGAACGGGCCGAAATGTTGACCGGCTTCGACTCCGAGGTACGATGGGGCACGAACGTCTCGCCGATCGGCGATCTGGACGGGGACGGCAACATCGAAATCATCTACACCTCGCCGCTGTACGACATGCTGGATCTGGCCGACCCGGACCGGCCGACGCGGAGTCAGGCGGGCGTAGGCGTGGTGTTGGGATCAGAACACCGCCACAGGAGTCTCCCGTTCCACGTTGGTACGATCGCTTGGATGAACCCTGAGTGGGTGTGGGCGCACGGAGAAGAGCTCAACGGCACACCGGTGGGCACCGACGGGAGCAAGACCGGCTGGAAGCTTGACATCATGGGCGCGGAGGCCGGCTCGCACGTGACCGGCGTTGCCGGATTGGGGGCGTTCGCTCAGACGGATTCGTTCGGGCAGCAGTACGTCAAGAACGACTTTAACGACGATCAGGTGCCGGACGTGGTGCTGGGCGCTCCCGGCGAGAACAACGGGGCGGGGAGCATTTACGTGCTGCCGCTGCGGCCGGTGTCGGGACGGCGGGTGTCGATCATCGACCTGGCCGATTTCAACATTGAGAAGCCCACGTACAGCGATCCGGATCTTGAGGTGCCGGTGCTGGGGATCAAGCTGAACGGGACGGTCGAGGGCGAGGCGTTGGGCGAGCGGGTCAAGCCGGCGGGCGATTTCGACGGCGACGGTTTGGCGGACGTGATGTGGTCGATCCCGTCGGCTGACGCTTCGGGACGGGTGAGCGCCGGGCGGGTGACGATCATGTTCGGCGTGGCCGGGGTGATCGGCGACTTTACGGTTGACGAGGTGTCCAGCCAGCTTGGGACACAGCTTCCGGGGTTGATTTTTGAGGGCCAGAATAACGGCGATCGGTTCGGGACTCGGATTTGCGCGGTGTACGACGTGAACGGCGACGGGCTGGACGATATTCTGGCGGCGGCTCCGTACGCGGACGGTCCGGGCCGCGACGACTGCGGGAAGATCTACCTGATTTACGGGAAGCGCAACATCGTCAAGACGGATACGACGACGGGCTTCAAGTACGTGGACTACGACGGCGACGGGCTGCCGGACGACTACTGGAACGTCCAGGAGATCGGGTTTGAGCTGCCCGGCGCGGTATTTGTCGGCGAGCACGCGGGCGACCGGCTTGAGGCGATCGCTCCGGCGGGCGACGTGAACGGCGACCTGATCGGCGACTTTTTGCTTGGCTCGCCTTATTCGGACATTTCGGACGTGCAGCAGAACGCGGGCAAGGCGTACCTGATCCTCGGGCGGTAGTCCGGGGCGGCTGCGAATTGACGACGGTTACGAGAGACAGACAGGAAAAAAAGGACAGGATCATGCCACGACGCTACGGTTGGTTGTTGGTTGTCGCGTTGATTGCCGGGCTGACCGGCGCGGGATGCCTGGAGTTGGTCGATCCCGGCGCGGTGGACGACCCGAACGGCGCGGTTCCGGACGACCAGGTCCTGGACAACGGCGAGACGAGCTACGTGGAGATTCTGGCTCCGACGGCGAGCCGGTCGATCGCGTTGGGCGAGGCGGTGGAGGTTCGGTGGCGTATCGCGCAGTTGCCGGCGAGCGCGACGGTGGACGTGGTGGCCCAGTCGGCGGGCGAAGCGGCGGCTGAGCAGGTGATTCTGGACGGCGCGGGCACCGACGTTCAGGGTTCGTTCGTGTTTGACACGTCGAGTCTGAAGATCGGCTACGACTATCGGATTCTGGTTCGGCTTTATTCGGGCGAGGCGGTGTTGGAGACGGCGACCAGCGACGCGGTGTTGTCGGTGGAGCCTCCGGCTTTGAGCGTGAGCACGCCCGATTTCGATCAGACGCTGATTCCGACGGACGTGGTGACCGTGGAGTGGGCAGGGAACTACCTGTCGGCGGGCGGGCGGTTGGAGCTGTTTCTGGACACGGATCTTTACTACGACAGCAACAACGAGATGGCGGTGACATCGGACCTGGTGACCAGCAGCGGGGCGGTTCAGAGCGGGAGCATCGCGTTGTCGGCGGCGGACCTGTGGGCTTCGCCGATCGTGCCGCGCGGGGTGTTCATGTACGTGGGGGTCCGGCTGCTGAAGGGGACGGAGCTGATGGCGGCGGCGTACGCGCCGGCGTCGGTTTTGCTGTATGACGGGGACGGTTTGGAGGTGCTCCAGCCGGCGAAGGACCTGACGGTGACGCCGGGGACGGACATTGCGGTGGTCTGGAGCAGCCGCGGGGTTCCGGTGGATTTGAGCGTTCGGATTCAGTTCGTCAACCAGAGCACGGGCGAGGAGACGATCGCGGCGGACGGCCTGGCGGTCGATCTGGGCAACGGGATCGCGTCGGGCGGGCCGTTGTCGGCTGGTTACGACTACAATATTATTCTGGAGCTGCTTCAGGGGGAGACGGTGCTGGCGACGCGGAAGGCTCCGGGCGTGGTGACGGTGGTGACGAGCCTCGATTGACCCGGCGGCGCGTGATGATGCCGTCGGAGAGAGAAAGGTGTGTTTTCGCGGGCGAAAACACAGCGTAGGGGTTGCGACACTGGTGGTCCATGGGAAGCGGCGGCGAGGAACGGTTTTTTGGTGCGTCGGGACGACGCACCCTACCAACTGCGGGCGGCGGCGTTGGTGGTTCATGGGAGGCGGCGGCGAGGGGCGGTATGTTGGTGCTGCCAGAATTTTGGTGAATTTGCGGGTAGCATGTTGTAGTCCTGGGGGTGGGCTGGTATAATTTTCGACTTGTCACCTTTTTTCGGTGGAAGGAGTTACGAGCTGAATGTTGAAGATCAAGGCCAGAATGAACGAGAGCGTTGATCAGATGCTCAAGCGGTTCAAGAAGATGTGCGAGAAGGAAGGGTTGACCAAGGAGATGAAGCGGGTGGCTTACTACGAGAAGCCGTCGGAGCGTCGTCGCCGCCGTCTCCGGAAGGCCCAGCGCAAAGAGATTCGCGAGCAGATGATGCGGAAGTAACTCCACGAGTCGCCCGCCGTTCATTTGCACTTATTATAAGTCACCATCAGTGCTTCACTGATTTGTTTATCAGTGAAGCTTGAGTTTTTATGGGGCTTTAGCGGTTTTGGGAGGGCCAGCCCTGGCGAAGCGTGATGCGACACGGGAGTTTGCGGTTCAGGCGGCGCGGACGTGCGGCGATGAGCGTTGCACGAATGTGATTGTGCTGGACTTGCGGGACCTGAGCGGGGTGGCGGACTATTTTGTGATCGCCACGGGGAGTTCGGACCGGCAGATTCGGACGGCGGCTGAGCAGGTGTTGGGTTTGGGGAAGGAGCAGGGGCGGCGGCCTTTGGGGGTGGACGGGGTTCAGTACAGCCATTGGGTTTTGATCGATTACGGGGACGTGGTGGTCCACGTGTTCGCGCCGGACTACCGCGAGATATACGACCTGGAGTTGTTGTGGGGCGACGCCCCGCGGGTCCGCTGGGAACGGCGGACGGCGAGCAAGCCGAGCGAGTGAGAATCTTCGAGTAGCGTCATGCCTTCGGCCCTTTTCGAGATCAGAGACCGTTTTGCCCGGGCGTTTGTGGAGGCCTTCGGGCCGGAGTTCGCGGATCGCGATCCGATCCTTCGTCCGGCGACGGACGCCCGATTTGGCGATTACCAGTGCAACGCGGCGATGAGTCTGGCCAAGGAGTTGAAGGCCAAGCCGCGGGAGGTGGCGGAGAAGATCATCAGCGTGCTCGATATTTCGGATATCTGCGAGGCGCCGGAGATCGCGGGGCCGGGGTTTATCAATTTGCGGTTGAGCCGCGGGTGGCTGGCCGGTCGGTTGGAGGGTGTGCTGGGCGATCCGCGGATGGGGCTGGAGCGTGCAAGTCGTCCGGCGCGGGTGGTGGTGGATTATTCGGGTCCGAATATCGCCAAGGAGATGCACGTCGGGCACCTGCGGAGCATGGTGATCGGGGACGCGATCGCGGCGGTGCTGGAGTTTCTGGGTCACGAGGTGATCCGGCAGAACCACCTGGGCGACTGGGGTACTCACATCGGGATGCTGCTGGCCCACATGTTCGAGACGTTCGACCGGTCGACGATCGAGTCGGGCGGGTTTCGGATCGCGGACCTGGATTCGTTCTATCGGGACGCGCAGGGGCGGTATTCGAGCGATGCGGATTTCGCGGCGAAGGCGCGTGCGACGCTGGTGGCGTTGCAGAGCGGGGACGAGTCGACGCTGCGGGCGTGGGAGGCGTGGCGCGGCGAGTCGATTCGACATTGCGAGCAGATCTACGAGCGGTTCGGCGTGCGTCTGTCGAGCGAGGACATCCGGGCGGAGAGCGACTATCGCGACGATCTGGCTGCGGTGGTGGATGAGCTGCTGAACGCCAGGAAGCTGGCGGTGGTGGATCAGGGGGCGGTGTGCATTTTCCTTGAGGGGTTCAAGACGAAGGAGGGCACTCCGCTTCCGGTGCTGATTCGCAAGAGCGACGGCGGGTATCTGTACGCGACGACGGATCTGGCGGCGATACGGTACCGGGTTCAGAAGCTGGCGGCGGAGCGGGTCATTTATCTGACGGACGCGCGGCAGACGCTTCACTTTCAGCAGATCTTTGCGGCGGTGGGCAAGGCGGGATGGGACGTGGTTCCGGAGACGGGCGAGCGGGCGCGGCTGGAGCACGTAACGTTCGGATCGGTGCTGGGCGAGGACGGCCGGCCGCTGAAGACTCGAAGCGGGGAGAACGTGAAGCTCAAGGAT
Protein-coding regions in this window:
- a CDS encoding flagellar biosynthesis anti-sigma factor FlgM, which translates into the protein MVNEIQPTGSSYPADRVSGARPNKAGSQPVAPKDNGEDQVEISELALWRSKIDSLPETRAEKVAAVRQEIAAGTYETEQKWDAALDSLIEELNNGFV
- the ribD gene encoding bifunctional diaminohydroxyphosphoribosylaminopyrimidine deaminase/5-amino-6-(5-phosphoribosylamino)uracil reductase RibD, translated to MDRPNRWTESDRRFMASALRLARRGLTRVEPNPAVGAVLVQSDGPIGQGWHRQFGKSHAEIEAIEDARRLGNDLHGSTLYVTLEPCCHWGKTGPCTEAILREGIARVVVAAADPFDRVGGKGIKQLQDGGVSVEVGLLEAEARALNAWWYKFYETGRPWVIGKWAQTLDGKFACANGHSQWISSPASRKVVHALRWSVRAIVTGSGTVASDDPELTVRLAKVSPAGPPLRVVLDSRARIGCDSRLVATSREVPVLVMTGPQVDPQREDALRAGGCEVWRVGADEDGLDLDEVVGELGRRGAGRVLVEAGATLMSGFLRRGLLDELVVFVSSALAMDPEARQLSGLSPETVDQFEREYALQSVRRVGDDVMLVLWRR
- the lspA gene encoding signal peptidase II → MVVSLPSNAWRHRPAQWWFWMVMGLTLAVDLGTKFLAFRLIPLNETVQVLPGLLNFHTVLNEGAVFGLGSGLRWIFMAATVAAAVFIIQLFAQSRPRQRYLHVLLALSLGGALGNLYDRIFYEKVRDFIHIAVTISNDVPLWPWIFNIADVALVVGIGTLLVGWTFGWIELQTGGGCACGTAKGCETTDGPPKSVD
- the rpsU gene encoding 30S ribosomal protein S21 — protein: MLKIKARMNESVDQMLKRFKKMCEKEGLTKEMKRVAYYEKPSERRRRRLRKAQRKEIREQMMRK
- the rsfS gene encoding ribosome silencing factor; this encodes MGGPALAKRDATREFAVQAARTCGDERCTNVIVLDLRDLSGVADYFVIATGSSDRQIRTAAEQVLGLGKEQGRRPLGVDGVQYSHWVLIDYGDVVVHVFAPDYREIYDLELLWGDAPRVRWERRTASKPSE
- the argS gene encoding arginine--tRNA ligase, which translates into the protein MPSALFEIRDRFARAFVEAFGPEFADRDPILRPATDARFGDYQCNAAMSLAKELKAKPREVAEKIISVLDISDICEAPEIAGPGFINLRLSRGWLAGRLEGVLGDPRMGLERASRPARVVVDYSGPNIAKEMHVGHLRSMVIGDAIAAVLEFLGHEVIRQNHLGDWGTHIGMLLAHMFETFDRSTIESGGFRIADLDSFYRDAQGRYSSDADFAAKARATLVALQSGDESTLRAWEAWRGESIRHCEQIYERFGVRLSSEDIRAESDYRDDLAAVVDELLNARKLAVVDQGAVCIFLEGFKTKEGTPLPVLIRKSDGGYLYATTDLAAIRYRVQKLAAERVIYLTDARQTLHFQQIFAAVGKAGWDVVPETGERARLEHVTFGSVLGEDGRPLKTRSGENVKLKDLLEESIEHAQAVVDSKNPDLPSEKRRYIAEAVGVGAVKYADLSQNRNSDYIFSFEKMLALDGNTAPYMMYAYARIKSIERKGQVEAGDLPTDARIVLDEPAEENLAKKIIQFGEVVGDVDENLRPNLITSHLYELSQAFSVFYENCPVLKAATAERRVSRLWLCDLTARTLKIGLDLLGIRTLEQM